Genomic DNA from Asterias amurensis chromosome 2, ASM3211899v1:
tctttggtttgcggtaacaccatgtgtgtatgtacttgccaggtagagttcttagagaactgtctttattTATCTACTACTGCTGAGTAGATTTTATtgatgtttgggagacttctcagttctgaaaagaactgtcctgctttttaactactacctgggtgaAAGGTATAGAAGTTGCTGCTATGCAGAAATAGACAGGGGACTAGTCACAATTAATGGTAATGTCGTTGCTAATGATCTGGTAAGCAAAACTGTGCTCATATAAAATGGCTTAGATATTAAATGCAAATAGTTTGCATTAATTTCAATGTCTTGTCCAAATATGGCATACTATTTCAAAATGCCTCTTTACGATTGTGAGCCTACATTTTTGAAGCCTTTCGTTATCGAAAAATGTTAGCGGTCTCCCTTTAGAAGTATTTGATGAGTCTGATACAGAACAGCTTAAAAATTGTTGCTTTATATCTTCTTAAAAATAGAAGTGCTTTGTGAGTGTCTGGGCCCTTCTGGTGGATATTAGCTGAATACCCCGACCCCCCTCCCCAACCCCCCACCCCTGCTTAACTGAGACAATAtgcatgtatttgtttaacTACAAAAAGGGTGGAAGGTACAGAAAATTTGCTGAGACTACTACTATcgcttataggatcataataAACTGTACTACCGGGGAGTAGtttcttgggttggtctcaacgtttcgactagcttgctctagtcacttgctctagtcattgtcaggagatGAAAGACAGTTATTTAAGAATAaactctacttggcaagtagatacacacatgatgttacagcaaaccaaatatccctccagtccctgcaccgcccgagtttgctgaaaactaatacttcaagattcttgcagttaattactggaatcgtagttcaaattttaaaagatagccacagctcaatttttatgcacaatttgaaccttgatatttgtataaaagtacaagttcgcatgaaaacaataaatgtctctcgttaaacggctacggtaatttttatggcgaatatttgtttgtaaggataaaatggacaccatagcttttcaaggcttttatctgactcaatgattatactgattaaatgcgaaggcgtgagttttcgacaataattattatcatgaatgatgaacaaatacagtttcctttgtgtttactaatgagcgttttgtttggtgggtaagagctaaattattacaccatcattagcttcattagcttaataatgactatcgaggattcttttgacgttcctttttttctacaaacacaagctagcaaggtttcctcctaccacatACAGTATATCAATAGGCGGCTGGgtggtccagtggctaaatggttataTATTGATATCTCACCATGCAATCCTCAAATCCTAAATAGTTTTAATATAGTTGGTTATTAATGACTTTTTTGTCTGACTATGGTTCAAGCCTCATGGGATTGGTGTTACACTTCAGGCCGTCAATGCTCATTAAAACTAGATGAATGGCACTCGCTGATATCACACATAGCTTTACAAATTTAGCGGCCTTGAAATAGCACTCCTATTTTGCTTTTTACTCAACTTAACACAATGGAACATAACACAATTAAAATCACCCGATGCAATTATCTTTTCACACATCTCTGCCTTTAAGAGTCTCTTGCAttctaaaatttgataaaactgttgCAATCTTACATTTAGGGCTCATATCCCCGACTCAGTGGCGCTCAAGgattcaacattcagtatttttccggcaaggtacatgtacatgtatgtgggactacatttgaagcatgagacctactcctttttacaacgcaccatgtaatgacttacaagttgctgtggcacaatatacAGCCGatcaagccaggaacaccggggcaaacccctacTTTTTTTGATAAGTGCTCTGGGTTCTTTGACATGCCTTACACAACTCACAGGACCTACAactttacatcccatctgaaggaccaAATGCAATAACAAAGATGACTGAATCAGAAGTTGCTCTACGGGTCTATCAAGACATGGTAGCAATTGTAGGGTTCTTCGGCAATAGTTTAGTATGCTTTGTAATCTTCAAAGTACGTGCTATGCGGACCCGCACGAATGCCTTCATCTTCCACCAAGCTGTGATTGATTTCATTGGCTGTACAGCGATCCTCCTGAAAAGTGAGATTCCGCTGCCCGACTCAATCCCAAGTGACGCCTTGGGTTGGTTCATCTGTAATGCCTGGAACTCCAACTGCTTACTGTTCTTCCTTTACACTCTGTCTACTTTCAACCTGTTAGCAATGACCGTGGAGCAGTATTTCGCCATCGTTCACCCCTTCAAGTACCAGGCAGTATTTACCGATTGGCCTCGTCTCAAAGTCGGTGTTGTCATGGCAGTGTGCTGGCTTTTCCCATTCTCCCTGGAATTCATCCGCAGTTTTTCGTTTTATAAGGAAGAAAACGGACGGTGTGTCGTCATTCCGATTGCCGGATCCACAACCATCGGGGTTGTTACTGTATTCTTGCAATACGTTTTACCGGTGGCAGTGATGCTATTCGCCTACATCCGTATCGGTGTGGAGATGAAGCGGGGAGCAGCCCGTGTTGGCCCAGCACCGGCCCAGCATCTTCCCAACAGAGCCAACGCACCAGACATGGCTGAGTCTCTTCTCAAGGCCAGACGGAAGACTTTCAAGCTCCTTGTAGTCGTCTTTGTCACGTTCGTGATTTGCTGGACACCAAATGAGACCATCTTCCTTCTGTTCAATCTCGGCATGGACATTGACTTGACCGAATGGTTTTATTCTCTCTCCGTTGCAATGGTGGCGACTAATTCCTGCGTCAATCCCATCATATACGCTTTTAAATACCGCCAGTTTCGCAATGGGGTACGCCAGATCTTTTGCAGCCGAGCAGGACAAGCTATTGATGTTAGTGCCTAGGATAAACTTGATGTTGATATAGGAACTCCTCCATGGGATAGCTACAGTAACAACAAACACTAAAAAGCAAGTCCGCTAGCTCTCatcatcctgggcccaatttcatggctctgcttatcacCGAATTCCACACTTCGATCACCATTCTTTTCTTACAGGGCAAGCacaaaatttctgtgctaaCTGCGTAAGTGAACAATGCCTCATAACGAGGAGTACGCAGGCGCACAAATGATTATTCCCTGCTATGGTATGAATCTAAAACTATAGACACACAGAAGCGAGACACCGGCTTGACCAGCGCTGAGGAACTACGCTCCTGCATGCTTGACTGGAACGGAGAAAAATCACTGAGCAGGCTCAAGCTTCTAGATGGCGCTCAACTTGATTGATTGAAATctatataggattgaaacaaagaGTGGGTTTCATTTACCAAACAAATACAATTCCTTCAATCTGTCACGCGTTTCCACAATTCAGACGCATTTTACAACATTGAAgtgtaagtttttaaaaatctatGGTAAAATATAGAAATGCCTACAAAATGTAGTGTACAGTGTCTGTTATATTGAATTAAACTATTTCTTCGAAGTCATTCTGTTGTTGAAAGTTCAGAATATTTTTACGATTCAACACTTGAGTGTAGATTCCTTACCAGtttacagttgagtgtagaatCCTTAATACCAGTCTACAGTtaatagttcaacttgaaaattactgtctttccaaactgaaagatagcaTGTCATGAAGTGCATTAAAACACAGCTGAAAatatgttatctttcaatttacaaaaacattttccagtttAGAAAATCTTCTATAGTTCCACACTTTATCGTTAGCTGAGCAAACTGATATTGTACTTAATGATGTTGCAAGCACTTAAGTATgcctattttgtaaaataatgataaaatgtGACCAACCGTCGTTTGACATCGTATACGAAATTAGATAGACTAgttagtgttattattattgataaatCCAATTCATTGAAACTGTTACATAACCAATGTAGGAAATAGTtgaagtcagagaatagactctagaaagtgtagattcgtgagtACATTGTTCTCGCCTTTGGGTCAtacattctatccacgaatctacactttctcatcCATTCTCCTGCACAGAACTACTTTGAGTCAATCACTTCATTCTCACTTTTTAAGAATAAGTCAATTTTAGGAAATTTTTTCATCACTTGGCATTCTAAGCACATTTGTGCccatttttgtttattgtgaACATTCAAGTTTAATGTCATTTGAAGAACAAGTAAAGTTAGAAGATAAGTATATATTTGTTTGCACAATTGATCAATATATTGTAATACTTGTAATACTGGCATAATTATTTGGTTTCACTGATTTGTCATTAAAGCCTGGTTCTCCCCATGCTATGCTAGCGTATTGTGACTGATAAAAAGCCAACCTTTTGGCTAACACACAATCAAACAATACCCAAAACAGTaggacttttaaaaaataaagataaCCACCAAGAGAAAAACATTCggaagaccttgtttcaattcagcctGCTTCTGCCCAAACTTcccaagcttaaaggcagtggacacaattggtaattactcaaaatatttatcatcataaaacctttcttgattacgagtaatggggagaggttggtagtataaaacattgtgagaaacagctccctctgaagtgacgtagtttttgagaaagaagttattttccacgaatttaatttcgagacctcaagtttagaatttgaggtctcgaaatcaagcatcagaaagcacacaacttcgtgtgacaagggtgttttttctttcattattatctcgcaaattcgacgaccaattgagctcaaatgttcacaggtttgttattttaagcatatgtcgtgatacaccaactgtgaagactagtctttgacaattaccaatagtgtccactgtctttaagccagAATGCCCCCAGTTCTGAGAAATCATGAGGAGAACCATAACAAGTATTGTTTaagttgtataataataatttaaaaaataaatcatcaaTATTGTTTTGAGGAAACTGAGCTTGTAAACCAAAGCTTATAGTTGGATTGTTTAATGGCGCGTCCAGTTGTTAATTAGGCAGGAGAACTTGTTTTCttcaaagcatttttttctttttgataaatcctgtgaaattgttttatttatttttaattatgaaGCCTTTTAATTAATGGCAATTGTTTAGATTTATCAAATTAAAGCTGACTTTTAAGTTATTTTGATTTTACAAGACATAAGAATAATTTGACCTAACAGATCAATTTCAGAcctactttgaaaacaaaaataccaatATTTACAGATATTTTCGAAAGCATTTGTTCTGAGGCAAGGCAAGCTTTAATGATTAAAAGAATTAAAAGTAATATTTAAGATTTTTTGAAAGCTTAAAAGGAAACTTTCCATGAATTCATCATACATCTTGGAACCTTTGACTCTAAATCAACTTATACTAAGCATTTTGCTTAAATAAACTTTATCGGGGCAAACTTTCACAGTGCTGTGAAACCCACAATTCTGCTTTATACATTTTACTTTCCAAGCATACAAATAGTTGGGAAccagtcttaaagccattggaccctttcggttcagaaaaaaaaaaaaaaaagttcacatatttacaaataacttacagggtttacagaaggcaatggtgaaagacttctcttgaaatattattccatgaaatgctttactttttgagaaaacagcaaaacaatataaattctcgttaacgagaattacggatttaatttaaacacatgtcatgacttggcgaaacgcgcggaaacaagggtgggtttttccgttgttttctcccgactccgatgaccgattgagcctaaattttcacaggtttgttatttgatgtagaagttgtggtacacaaagtgtgggccttggacaacactgtttaccgaaagggtccaatggctttaaacaattgacattatatatttttttgaccGGTGCGCCATTCCTGCCATGCAGGAGTTTTCAGTACTTAGCAAATCTGTTTTCAGCAATTCAtaaaatgcttaaaggcagtggacactattggtaattgtcaaagactagccttcacagttggtgtatctcaacatatgcataaaatattaaacctgtgaaaatttgagctcaatcggtcatcgaacttgcgagataataatgaaagaaaaaacacccttgtcacacgaagttctgtgcgtttagatggttgatttcgagaaatcaaattcgtggaaaattacttctttctcgaaaactacggcacttcagagggagctgtttctcacaatgttttataccatcaacctctccccattactcgtcaccaagaaaggttttatgctaataattattttgagcaattaccaatagtgtccactgcctttactgaCCTTTAAAATGTGTCTCATTggacattgtcaaagaccagtatccacacttGATGTGACCAAAAGtacacatgaaataacaaacctgtgaacgttTAATTGGAGTCACAAGAACCAAGTGGTGAAAACCGTAAATGTTTTTACCGTTTTCAAACATTGAGTTTTGGACTTGCAAgatcaaaactaattgttttattcattctgAAAAACTATTGCATTGCCAAGCAAACACAATGTAAAAGGAGGTCCCACCATGACCAGCTTAACAAATtgtgtgcaaatctgtgaacatttatatttttacttttacagaTGTTATGTACACCctctaaagggaaggtacacatttggtagttactcaaaacaaatatgaacttaaaaacCAGCTTGGTAACaaacattggagagctgttgatagtataaaacattgtttttgagaaacaggtaatttctcactaaaataataaaagacttcttactagaagtcttttattcctaactgaaagcacacaaattcgtccaacaagggtgttttttctttcatcat
This window encodes:
- the LOC139954538 gene encoding octopamine receptor beta-2R-like; translated protein: MTESEVALRVYQDMVAIVGFFGNSLVCFVIFKVRAMRTRTNAFIFHQAVIDFIGCTAILLKSEIPLPDSIPSDALGWFICNAWNSNCLLFFLYTLSTFNLLAMTVEQYFAIVHPFKYQAVFTDWPRLKVGVVMAVCWLFPFSLEFIRSFSFYKEENGRCVVIPIAGSTTIGVVTVFLQYVLPVAVMLFAYIRIGVEMKRGAARVGPAPAQHLPNRANAPDMAESLLKARRKTFKLLVVVFVTFVICWTPNETIFLLFNLGMDIDLTEWFYSLSVAMVATNSCVNPIIYAFKYRQFRNGVRQIFCSRAGQAIDVSA